From Rhizobium favelukesii, the proteins below share one genomic window:
- a CDS encoding helix-turn-helix domain-containing protein, translating to MINSVQSKMARAALGWGVRDLAKMSAVAVDTISRLERGEAIMPRTLSAIQSALEVAGIEFINNDRGDGVVKLRDQQA from the coding sequence ATGATAAATTCTGTTCAAAGCAAGATGGCTCGCGCGGCGCTTGGCTGGGGAGTTCGAGACCTAGCCAAAATGTCGGCCGTCGCCGTCGATACGATCTCTCGTCTTGAGCGCGGAGAAGCAATAATGCCGCGGACCCTCAGCGCGATTCAATCGGCCCTGGAAGTGGCCGGCATAGAGTTTATCAACAACGACCGAGGCGATGGCGTCGTAAAGCTGCGGGACCAGCAGGCTTAA
- a CDS encoding HNH endonuclease: MISYEPRERWRPNAATLEHLRRKVDGGRDNRDNFAAACKDCNNRRGKRDWLSYTSIKRNEF; this comes from the coding sequence ATGATATCTTACGAGCCGCGTGAGCGCTGGCGACCCAACGCCGCGACCCTTGAGCATCTTCGGCGCAAGGTAGACGGCGGCAGGGACAATCGAGATAATTTCGCCGCGGCATGCAAGGACTGCAACAACCGCCGCGGCAAACGCGACTGGCTTTCTTATACCAGCATTAAGCGTAACGAGTTTTAG
- the rlmB gene encoding 23S rRNA (guanosine(2251)-2'-O)-methyltransferase RlmB, which yields MSKDNKTGGKPTDDKSAKDTHYANLRRAHRDSKRERGEIPTPTPQKRRRGAEDWKPPALAPDQVYLYGLHTVRAALDNKERKNVKLSVTQNALARLEIDADTLGIPVETVSPQDIDKVLGPDAIHQGVMLETRPLPVRRLEALKGSPLLLVLDQVTDPHNVGAIMRSAVAFNAGAVITTQRHSPTESGVLAKSASGALELIPYIQITNLSDALGELHKLGFFTIGLDSEGPAPLESTFSGDKVALVLGSEGKGLRQKTRETVSALARLDMPGAIKSLNVSNAAAIGLYAARLHLKV from the coding sequence ATGAGCAAAGACAACAAAACCGGTGGCAAGCCCACCGACGACAAGTCCGCCAAGGACACACATTATGCAAACTTGCGCCGCGCGCATCGCGACAGCAAGCGCGAGCGCGGCGAGATTCCGACACCCACACCACAGAAGCGCCGGCGCGGCGCCGAGGACTGGAAACCTCCGGCACTCGCGCCTGATCAGGTCTATCTTTACGGCCTGCATACGGTTCGTGCTGCGCTCGACAACAAGGAGCGCAAGAACGTCAAGCTGTCGGTGACTCAGAATGCGCTTGCCCGTCTCGAGATCGATGCGGATACGCTCGGCATTCCGGTCGAGACCGTTTCTCCGCAGGATATCGACAAGGTCCTCGGCCCCGACGCGATCCATCAGGGTGTGATGCTGGAAACGCGGCCATTGCCCGTTCGACGGCTGGAAGCACTGAAAGGCAGCCCGCTGCTTCTCGTGCTCGACCAGGTGACCGATCCGCACAATGTCGGCGCAATCATGCGTTCCGCCGTTGCCTTCAATGCCGGGGCTGTCATCACCACGCAGCGCCACAGCCCGACCGAATCAGGCGTGCTGGCAAAATCAGCCTCCGGTGCCCTGGAACTCATTCCCTATATTCAGATCACCAATCTGTCAGACGCGCTTGGCGAACTGCACAAGCTTGGCTTCTTCACGATTGGTCTTGATTCGGAAGGCCCGGCTCCGCTCGAGAGCACATTCTCAGGTGACAAGGTGGCGCTGGTGCTGGGCTCCGAGGGCAAGGGGCTGCGGCAGAAGACACGCGAAACCGTCAGCGCACTTGCAAGGCTCGACATGCCGGGTGCTATCAAGTCTTTGAATGTGTCCAACGCGGCGGCGATCGGTCTCTATGCGGCGAGGCTGCATCTGAAAGTATGA
- the tuf gene encoding elongation factor Tu has product MAKSKFERNKPHVNIGTIGHVDHGKTSLTAAITKYFGEFKAYDQIDAAPEEKARGITISTAHVEYETPARHYAHVDCPGHADYVKNMITGAAQMDGAILVCSAADGPMPQTREHILLARQVGVPAIVVFLNKVDQVDDAELLELVELEVRELLSSYDFPGDDIPVIKGSALAALEDSDKKIGEDAIRELMAAVDAYIPTPERPIDQPFLMPIEDVFSISGRGTVVTGRVERGIVKVGEEVEIVGIRPTSKTTVTGVEMFRKLLDQGQAGDNIGALVRGVNRDGVERGQILCKPGSVKPHKKFKAEAYILTKEEGGRHTPFFTNYRPQFYFRTTDVTGIVTLPEGTEMVMPGDNVTVDVELIVPIAMEEKLRFAIREGGRTVGAGIVASIVE; this is encoded by the coding sequence ATGGCAAAGAGTAAGTTTGAGCGCAACAAGCCGCACGTTAACATCGGCACGATCGGCCACGTTGACCACGGCAAGACGTCTCTGACGGCAGCGATCACGAAGTATTTCGGCGAGTTCAAGGCGTACGACCAGATCGACGCTGCGCCGGAAGAAAAGGCCCGCGGCATCACCATTTCGACGGCCCACGTCGAATACGAGACCCCAGCCCGCCACTATGCTCACGTTGACTGCCCCGGCCACGCCGACTACGTCAAGAACATGATCACCGGTGCGGCGCAGATGGACGGCGCGATCCTGGTTTGCTCGGCTGCTGACGGCCCGATGCCGCAGACCCGCGAGCACATCCTGCTGGCTCGCCAGGTCGGCGTTCCTGCGATTGTCGTGTTCCTCAACAAGGTCGACCAGGTTGACGATGCCGAGCTTCTCGAACTCGTCGAGCTCGAAGTGCGCGAACTGCTGTCGTCCTACGACTTCCCGGGCGACGACATTCCGGTCATCAAGGGCTCGGCTCTTGCTGCTCTGGAAGACTCGGACAAGAAGATCGGCGAAGACGCGATCCGCGAGCTGATGGCAGCCGTTGACGCCTATATCCCGACGCCTGAGCGTCCGATCGACCAGCCGTTCCTGATGCCGATCGAAGACGTGTTCTCGATCTCGGGCCGTGGTACGGTTGTGACCGGCCGCGTCGAGCGTGGCATCGTCAAGGTTGGCGAAGAAGTCGAAATCGTCGGCATCCGCCCGACCTCGAAGACGACGGTGACCGGCGTTGAAATGTTCCGCAAGCTGCTCGATCAGGGCCAGGCTGGCGACAACATCGGCGCTCTCGTTCGCGGTGTGAACCGTGACGGCGTCGAGCGTGGTCAGATCCTGTGCAAGCCGGGCTCTGTCAAGCCGCACAAGAAGTTCAAGGCCGAAGCCTACATCCTGACGAAGGAAGAAGGCGGCCGTCATACGCCGTTCTTCACGAACTACCGTCCGCAGTTCTACTTCCGCACGACGGACGTGACGGGCATCGTCACGCTGCCGGAAGGCACGGAAATGGTTATGCCTGGCGACAACGTCACGGTTGACGTCGAGCTGATCGTTCCGATCGCGATGGAAGAAAAGCTGCGCTTCGCGATCCGCGAAGGCGGCCGTACCGTCGGCGCAGGCATCGTTGCCTCCATCGTCGAGTAA
- a CDS encoding NAD-dependent epimerase/dehydratase family protein — translation MKKRILFTGGSGKAGRHAVPWLVNAGYEVHNVDLVPLDSPGVTNLIADITDSGQIFNALSMHRDFPDLDAGRGVQPFDAVVHFAAIPRILIKPDNETFRINTMGTYNVIEAAVKLGIRKIIVASSETTYGVCFAEGHRDFHQFPLEEDYDVNPMDSYGLSKVVNEKTARAFAERSGFDIYALRIGNVIEPHEYEKFPTYFSNPEMRKRIAWSYIDARDLGQICHLCIEKDGLGFQVFNAANDTVSANTPSRELARRFYPSVPFTREIGEYEGLLSNRKIREVLGFKEEHDWRKYVKV, via the coding sequence ATGAAAAAGCGTATTCTCTTCACGGGCGGTTCGGGCAAGGCAGGGCGCCATGCGGTGCCATGGCTGGTCAACGCCGGCTACGAGGTTCACAACGTCGATCTGGTGCCGCTTGATAGCCCCGGTGTGACCAATCTGATCGCCGACATCACCGACAGCGGCCAGATCTTCAACGCGCTTTCGATGCATCGGGACTTTCCCGACCTTGATGCGGGCAGGGGCGTCCAGCCTTTCGATGCCGTGGTGCATTTCGCCGCGATCCCGCGCATCCTCATCAAGCCTGACAACGAAACGTTCCGCATCAACACGATGGGTACCTATAATGTCATCGAGGCAGCGGTGAAGCTCGGCATCCGCAAGATCATCGTCGCCTCCAGCGAGACGACCTACGGCGTCTGCTTTGCCGAAGGCCATCGCGACTTCCATCAGTTTCCGTTGGAAGAGGACTACGATGTTAATCCGATGGATTCCTACGGCCTCTCCAAGGTGGTGAACGAGAAGACAGCCCGCGCTTTTGCGGAGCGCTCAGGTTTCGACATCTACGCGCTGCGCATCGGCAATGTCATCGAGCCGCACGAGTACGAGAAGTTTCCGACCTATTTCTCCAATCCTGAAATGCGCAAGCGCATCGCCTGGAGCTATATCGACGCCCGTGATCTGGGCCAGATCTGCCACCTCTGCATCGAGAAGGACGGCTTGGGCTTCCAGGTCTTCAACGCCGCGAACGACACGGTCTCGGCCAATACGCCGTCGAGGGAACTCGCCAGGCGATTCTATCCGAGCGTGCCGTTCACGCGCGAAATCGGCGAATACGAGGGGCTGCTCTCCAACCGCAAGATCCGCGAAGTGCTTGGCTTCAAGGAGGAGCACGACTGGCGCAAATATGTGAAAGTCTGA
- the secE gene encoding preprotein translocase subunit SecE, with protein sequence MASKSNPFTFLQQVRSETSKVTWPSRRETMISTVMVLVMVIFAALFFFAADQLIGWLLSFVLNVGN encoded by the coding sequence ATGGCATCCAAATCCAATCCGTTTACGTTTCTACAGCAGGTTCGCTCCGAGACGTCGAAAGTTACCTGGCCGTCGCGCCGCGAGACGATGATCTCGACGGTCATGGTGCTTGTAATGGTGATCTTTGCCGCGCTGTTCTTTTTTGCCGCTGACCAGCTCATTGGCTGGCTGTTGAGCTTCGTGCTTAACGTCGGCAATTGA
- the nusG gene encoding transcription termination/antitermination protein NusG, translated as MAARWYIVHAYSNFEKKVAESIEEKARQKGLEHLFEEILVPTEKVVEVRRGRKVDSERKFFPGYVLVRANLTDEAYHLIKNTPKVTGFLGSDNKPVPIPDYEAERILGQVQEGVERPKASVTFEIGEQVRVSDGPFASFNGTVQDVDEERSRLKVEVSIFGRATPVELEYAQVEKV; from the coding sequence ATGGCGGCACGTTGGTACATCGTCCACGCGTATTCGAATTTTGAGAAGAAGGTGGCTGAATCCATCGAGGAGAAGGCCAGGCAGAAGGGACTCGAGCATCTTTTTGAAGAGATCCTCGTACCGACTGAAAAGGTGGTTGAAGTGCGTCGCGGCCGCAAGGTCGATTCCGAGCGCAAGTTCTTCCCGGGCTACGTTCTCGTTCGTGCCAATCTCACGGACGAAGCCTACCACCTGATTAAGAACACGCCGAAGGTTACTGGTTTCCTCGGCTCCGACAATAAGCCTGTTCCGATTCCGGATTATGAAGCCGAGCGTATTCTCGGCCAGGTTCAGGAAGGCGTCGAGCGGCCGAAGGCATCCGTTACCTTTGAGATTGGCGAGCAGGTCCGCGTTTCCGACGGTCCGTTCGCGTCGTTCAACGGCACGGTTCAGGATGTGGACGAAGAGCGTTCGCGCCTGAAGGTTGAGGTGTCGATCTTCGGCCGCGCTACGCCGGTCGAGCTGGAATACGCTCAGGTCGAAAAGGTCTGA
- the rplK gene encoding 50S ribosomal protein L11 — MAKKVAGQLKLQVKAGSANPSPPIGPALGQRGINIMEFCKAFNAATQEMEKGMPIPVVITYYQDKSFTFAMKQPPVSYWLKKEAKITSGSKTPGKGATAGKLTKAQIKSIAEAKMKDLNAADIEGAMAMIEGSARAMGLEVVG, encoded by the coding sequence ATGGCTAAGAAAGTTGCAGGCCAGCTCAAGCTTCAGGTCAAGGCAGGATCGGCAAACCCGTCCCCGCCGATTGGTCCGGCGCTTGGTCAGCGTGGCATTAACATTATGGAATTCTGCAAGGCGTTCAATGCCGCTACGCAGGAAATGGAAAAGGGTATGCCGATCCCGGTCGTCATCACCTACTACCAGGACAAGTCCTTCACCTTCGCGATGAAGCAGCCGCCCGTCAGCTACTGGCTGAAGAAGGAAGCGAAGATCACGTCCGGTTCGAAGACGCCTGGCAAGGGCGCTACCGCCGGCAAGCTCACCAAGGCTCAGATCAAGTCGATCGCAGAAGCCAAGATGAAGGATCTGAACGCAGCGGATATCGAAGGTGCAATGGCGATGATCGAGGGCTCTGCCCGCGCCATGGGCCTGGAAGTGGTAGGATAA
- the rplA gene encoding 50S ribosomal protein L1, which yields MAGKRTKKINEGVDPTKLYALNLAIGMVKERAVAKFDETIEVAMNLGVDPRHADQMVRGVVNLPNGTGRDVRVAVFARGAKADEAKAAGADIVGAEELVEIVQGGKIDFDRCIATPDMMPLVGRLGKVLGPRGMMPNPKVGTVTMDVAGAVKASKGGAVEFRVEKAGIVHAGIGKASFDARALEENIRAFADAVIKAKPAGAKGNYVKRVAISSTMGPGVKIDPSSVTAA from the coding sequence ATGGCTGGCAAGCGCACCAAGAAGATCAACGAAGGTGTTGATCCCACAAAGCTCTACGCTCTGAACCTTGCAATCGGTATGGTCAAGGAGCGCGCGGTTGCGAAGTTCGATGAAACCATCGAAGTCGCTATGAACCTCGGCGTTGATCCGCGTCACGCAGACCAGATGGTCCGCGGCGTTGTCAATCTGCCGAACGGCACGGGCCGCGACGTTCGCGTTGCTGTCTTTGCTCGTGGCGCCAAGGCTGACGAAGCCAAGGCAGCTGGCGCAGATATCGTCGGTGCTGAAGAGCTCGTCGAAATCGTCCAGGGCGGCAAGATCGATTTCGATCGCTGCATCGCGACCCCGGATATGATGCCGCTCGTCGGCCGCCTCGGTAAGGTTCTCGGCCCGCGTGGGATGATGCCGAACCCGAAGGTTGGTACGGTTACGATGGACGTCGCTGGTGCCGTTAAGGCATCTAAGGGCGGCGCTGTTGAATTCCGCGTTGAAAAGGCCGGTATCGTTCACGCCGGCATTGGCAAGGCCTCTTTCGACGCCAGGGCGCTGGAAGAAAACATCCGTGCCTTCGCTGATGCGGTCATCAAGGCCAAGCCGGCAGGCGCCAAGGGCAACTACGTCAAGCGCGTAGCGATCTCTTCGACCATGGGCCCGGGCGTCAAGATCGACCCGTCGTCGGTTACGGCCGCTTAA
- the rplJ gene encoding 50S ribosomal protein L10 has protein sequence MERAEKREFVTELNEVFKASGSVVVAHYAGATVAQMNDFRSKMRAAGGTIKVAKNRLAKIALQGTEAEGISNLFTGQTLIAYSTDPITAPKVVVDFAKGNDKIVVLGGAMGTTTLNADAVKSLATLPSLDELRAKLLGMIQTPATRIAGVVAAPASQLARVFSAYAKKDEAA, from the coding sequence GTGGAAAGAGCGGAAAAACGCGAATTCGTCACGGAACTGAACGAAGTCTTCAAGGCTTCGGGCTCGGTTGTCGTGGCCCACTATGCTGGTGCTACAGTCGCGCAGATGAACGACTTCCGTTCGAAGATGCGCGCTGCTGGCGGCACCATCAAAGTCGCGAAGAACCGCCTGGCCAAGATCGCCCTTCAGGGTACGGAAGCGGAAGGGATTTCCAATCTCTTCACCGGTCAGACGCTGATTGCATACAGCACTGATCCGATCACCGCTCCGAAAGTCGTCGTGGATTTCGCCAAGGGCAACGACAAGATCGTTGTACTGGGCGGCGCCATGGGAACAACCACGCTCAACGCCGATGCAGTCAAGTCGCTTGCGACCCTGCCGTCGTTGGACGAACTGCGCGCGAAGCTGCTGGGCATGATCCAGACTCCGGCTACCCGCATCGCAGGCGTTGTTGCAGCACCGGCAAGCCAGCTTGCTCGCGTGTTCTCGGCTTACGCCAAGAAGGACGAAGCCGCATAA
- the rplL gene encoding 50S ribosomal protein L7/L12, with translation MADLAKIVDDLSSLTVLEAAELSKLLEEKWGVSAAAPVAVAAAAGGGAAAVVEEEKTEFDVILTDAGANKINVIKEVRAITGLGLKEAKDLVEGAPKAVKEAVSKAEAADIKKKLEDAGAKVDVK, from the coding sequence ATGGCTGATCTCGCAAAGATCGTAGACGACCTCTCCTCGCTGACCGTTCTGGAAGCTGCAGAACTGTCGAAGCTTCTCGAAGAAAAGTGGGGCGTTTCCGCTGCTGCTCCGGTAGCTGTTGCTGCTGCTGCTGGCGGTGGCGCTGCTGCTGTCGTTGAAGAAGAAAAGACCGAGTTCGACGTCATCCTCACGGATGCCGGCGCAAACAAGATCAACGTCATCAAGGAAGTCCGCGCCATCACCGGCCTCGGCCTCAAGGAAGCCAAGGACCTCGTCGAAGGCGCTCCGAAGGCTGTCAAGGAAGCCGTTTCCAAGGCTGAAGCTGCTGACATCAAGAAGAAGCTTGAAGACGCCGGCGCCAAGGTCGACGTTAAGTAA
- the rpoB gene encoding DNA-directed RNA polymerase subunit beta translates to MAQTLSFNGRRRVRKFFGKIPEVAEMPNLIEVQKASYDQFLMVEEPKGGRPDEGLQAVFKSVFPITDFSGASMLEFVSYEFEPPKFDVDECRQRDLTYAAPLKVTLRLIVFDIDEDTGAKSIKDIKEQSVYMGDMPLMTNNGTFIVNGTERVIVSQMHRSPGVFFDHDKGKSHSSGKLLFAARVIPYRGSWLDIEFDAKDIVYARIDRRRKIPVTSLLMALGMDGEEILSTFYTKSDYQRDGKGWRIPFTPETLKGAKAITEMVDADTGEVVVEAGKKLTPRLLRQLADKGLKALKATDEDLYGNYLAEDIVNYSTGEIYLEAGDEIDEKTLPVILQNGFDEIPVLGIDHINVGAYIRNTLTADKNEHRQDALFDIYRVMRPGEPPTMDSAEAMFNSLFFDAERYDLSAVGRVKMNMRLDLDVEDTVRILRKDDILAVVKMLVELRDGKGEIDDIDNLGNRRVRSVGELMENQYRLGLLRMERAIKERMSSIEIDTVMPQDLINAKPAAAAVREFFGSSQLSQFMDQVNPLSEITHKRRLSALGPGGLTRERAGFEVRDVHPTHYGRICPIETPEGPNIGLINSLATFARVNKYGFIESPYRRIVDGKVTNDVLYLSAMEEAKYYVAQANAELGTDGSFTDEFVVCRHAGEVMLAPRDSMNLMDVSPKQVVSVAAALIPFLENDDANRALMGSNMQRQAVPLLRAEAPFVGTGMEPVVARDSGAAIGARRGGVVDQVDATRIVIRATEDLEAGKSGVDIYRLQKFQRSNQNTCVNQRPLVTVGDEVNRGDILADGPSTDLGDLALGRNALVAFMPWNGYNYEDSILLSERIVADDVFTSIHIEEFEVMARDTKLGPEEITRDIPNVSEEALKNLDEAGIVYIGAEVQPGDILVGKITPKGESPMTPEEKLLRAIFGEKASDVRDTSMRMPPGTYGTIVEVRVFNRHGVEKDERAMAIEREEIERLAKDRDDEQAILDRNVYGRLVDMLRGQVAIAGPKGFKKGTELANAVVSEYPRSQWWMFAVEDEKVQGELEALRGQYDESKSRLEQRFMDKVEKVQRGDEMPPGVMKMVKVFVAVKRKIQPGDKMAGRHGNKGVVSRIVPVEDMPFLEDGTHVDVVLNPLGVPSRMNVGQILETHLGWACAGMGRQIGDMLEAYRASGNIEPLRKTIGDVVGDGPKAEQVKDFDDDSVLRLADQWKRGVSIATPVFDGAHEGDVNEMLALAGLKESGQSTLYDGRTGEQFDRQVTVGYIYMLKLNHLVDDKIHARSIGPYSLVTQQPLGGKAQFGGQRFGEMEVWALEAYGAAYTLQEMLTVKSDDVAGRTKVYEAIVRGDDTFEAGIPESFNVLVKEMRSLGLSVELENSKVDEQQAGQLPDAAE, encoded by the coding sequence ATGGCTCAGACCCTTTCGTTCAATGGTCGTAGGCGCGTACGCAAGTTTTTCGGTAAGATTCCAGAAGTCGCAGAAATGCCGAACCTCATCGAGGTTCAGAAGGCATCGTATGATCAATTCCTGATGGTTGAAGAGCCCAAGGGCGGTCGCCCTGACGAGGGCCTTCAGGCTGTCTTCAAGTCCGTTTTCCCGATCACGGATTTCTCCGGCGCTTCGATGCTGGAGTTCGTGTCCTATGAGTTCGAACCGCCGAAGTTCGACGTTGATGAATGCCGCCAGCGCGACCTCACCTACGCCGCGCCGCTGAAGGTTACTCTCCGTCTGATCGTGTTCGATATCGATGAAGATACGGGCGCGAAGTCCATCAAGGACATCAAGGAACAGTCGGTCTACATGGGCGACATGCCGCTCATGACCAACAACGGTACGTTCATCGTCAACGGCACCGAGCGCGTTATCGTGTCTCAGATGCACCGTTCGCCGGGCGTCTTTTTCGATCACGACAAGGGCAAGAGCCATTCTTCCGGCAAGCTGCTCTTCGCTGCCCGCGTGATCCCGTATCGCGGTTCCTGGCTCGACATCGAGTTCGACGCCAAGGATATCGTCTATGCCCGTATCGACCGCCGCCGCAAGATCCCCGTAACTTCGCTGCTGATGGCGCTCGGCATGGACGGTGAAGAAATTCTGTCGACCTTCTACACGAAGTCAGACTATCAGCGCGACGGCAAGGGCTGGCGTATTCCGTTTACGCCTGAGACCCTCAAGGGTGCCAAGGCGATCACCGAAATGGTCGACGCCGATACCGGCGAAGTCGTTGTCGAAGCCGGCAAGAAGCTGACCCCGCGTCTGCTCCGCCAGCTCGCGGACAAGGGCCTGAAGGCTCTGAAGGCAACGGACGAAGATCTGTACGGCAACTACCTCGCCGAAGACATCGTCAACTACTCGACGGGTGAAATCTACCTCGAGGCCGGCGACGAGATCGACGAGAAGACGCTGCCTGTCATCCTGCAGAACGGTTTCGACGAGATCCCGGTTCTCGGCATCGACCACATCAATGTCGGCGCCTATATCCGCAACACGCTGACGGCAGACAAGAACGAGCACCGCCAGGACGCTCTGTTCGACATCTACCGCGTCATGCGTCCGGGTGAACCGCCCACAATGGACTCGGCCGAAGCCATGTTCAACTCGCTGTTCTTCGATGCGGAGCGGTACGACCTCTCCGCCGTTGGCCGCGTGAAGATGAACATGCGTCTTGATCTCGACGTCGAAGACACCGTCCGCATCTTGCGCAAGGACGACATCCTGGCCGTGGTCAAGATGCTGGTCGAACTGCGCGACGGCAAGGGCGAAATCGACGACATCGACAACCTCGGCAACCGTCGTGTTCGCTCCGTCGGCGAATTGATGGAAAACCAGTACCGTCTCGGTCTGCTCCGCATGGAGCGTGCGATCAAGGAACGTATGTCCTCGATCGAAATCGACACGGTCATGCCGCAGGATCTGATCAACGCGAAGCCGGCAGCTGCTGCCGTTCGTGAATTCTTCGGCTCCTCGCAGCTGTCGCAGTTCATGGACCAGGTGAACCCGCTTTCGGAAATCACCCACAAGCGCCGTCTATCGGCTCTTGGCCCAGGTGGTCTGACCCGCGAGCGCGCAGGCTTCGAAGTCCGCGACGTTCACCCGACCCACTACGGCCGCATTTGCCCGATCGAAACGCCGGAAGGCCCGAACATCGGTCTGATCAACTCGCTTGCGACCTTCGCCCGCGTGAACAAGTACGGCTTCATCGAAAGCCCGTACCGCCGCATCGTTGATGGCAAGGTGACGAACGACGTTCTTTACCTCTCTGCCATGGAAGAAGCGAAGTACTACGTCGCGCAGGCGAACGCCGAGCTCGGCACCGACGGTTCCTTCACCGACGAATTCGTCGTCTGCCGTCACGCCGGCGAAGTCATGCTCGCACCGCGCGACAGTATGAACCTGATGGACGTCTCGCCCAAGCAGGTCGTTTCGGTTGCTGCCGCTCTCATCCCGTTCCTGGAAAACGACGACGCCAACCGCGCTCTCATGGGCTCGAACATGCAGCGTCAGGCCGTGCCGCTGCTGCGCGCCGAAGCTCCGTTCGTCGGCACCGGCATGGAGCCGGTCGTCGCCCGCGACTCCGGTGCTGCTATCGGCGCCCGCCGCGGTGGTGTTGTCGACCAGGTCGACGCGACGCGTATCGTTATCCGTGCGACGGAAGACCTCGAAGCTGGCAAGTCCGGCGTCGATATCTACCGCCTGCAGAAGTTCCAGCGTTCGAACCAGAATACCTGCGTTAACCAGCGCCCGCTGGTCACCGTCGGTGACGAGGTCAACCGCGGCGACATCCTCGCCGACGGTCCGTCGACGGACCTGGGCGATCTGGCACTCGGCCGCAACGCGCTCGTCGCGTTCATGCCGTGGAACGGTTACAACTACGAAGACTCGATCCTGCTCTCCGAGCGTATCGTTGCTGACGACGTGTTCACCTCCATCCACATCGAAGAATTCGAAGTGATGGCGCGTGACACCAAGCTTGGTCCGGAAGAAATCACGCGCGACATTCCGAACGTATCGGAAGAAGCACTGAAAAACCTCGACGAAGCCGGTATCGTCTACATCGGCGCCGAAGTTCAGCCGGGCGATATCCTCGTCGGCAAGATCACGCCGAAGGGCGAAAGCCCCATGACGCCGGAAGAAAAACTTCTGCGCGCCATCTTCGGTGAGAAGGCTTCGGACGTTCGCGATACCTCCATGCGCATGCCGCCCGGCACCTACGGCACGATCGTCGAAGTGCGCGTCTTCAATCGCCATGGCGTTGAGAAGGACGAGCGCGCGATGGCGATCGAGCGCGAAGAGATCGAGCGTCTTGCAAAGGACCGCGACGACGAGCAGGCGATCCTCGACCGTAACGTCTACGGTCGTCTGGTCGACATGCTGCGTGGCCAGGTCGCCATTGCGGGCCCGAAGGGCTTCAAGAAGGGCACCGAGCTGGCAAACGCCGTCGTCTCCGAATACCCGCGCTCGCAGTGGTGGATGTTCGCGGTCGAAGACGAGAAGGTCCAGGGCGAACTCGAAGCTCTGCGTGGCCAGTACGACGAATCCAAGTCGCGCCTTGAGCAGCGCTTCATGGACAAGGTCGAAAAGGTCCAGCGCGGCGACGAAATGCCTCCGGGTGTCATGAAGATGGTCAAGGTCTTCGTTGCTGTGAAGCGCAAGATCCAGCCAGGCGACAAGATGGCCGGCCGTCACGGCAACAAGGGCGTCGTGTCGCGCATCGTTCCGGTCGAAGACATGCCGTTCCTGGAAGATGGCACGCACGTCGACGTCGTTCTGAACCCGCTGGGCGTGCCTTCGCGCATGAACGTCGGTCAGATCCTCGAGACCCACCTTGGTTGGGCATGCGCCGGTATGGGCCGCCAGATCGGCGACATGCTGGAAGCCTACAGGGCAAGCGGCAACATCGAGCCGCTGCGCAAGACGATCGGCGACGTTGTCGGCGACGGTCCGAAGGCCGAACAGGTCAAGGACTTCGACGATGACTCGGTCCTGCGTCTGGCTGACCAGTGGAAGCGCGGCGTTTCGATTGCAACGCCGGTCTTCGACGGTGCTCATGAAGGTGACGTCAACGAGATGCTGGCTCTGGCTGGTCTCAAGGAAAGCGGTCAGTCGACGCTGTACGACGGCCGTACCGGTGAGCAGTTCGACCGCCAGGTCACGGTTGGCTACATCTACATGCTGAAGCTGAACCACCTTGTCGACGACAAGATCCACGCCCGTTCGATTGGTCCTTACTCGCTCGTTACCCAGCAGCCGCTGGGCGGCAAGGCGCAGTTCGGCGGTCAGCGCTTCGGCGAAATGGAAGTCTGGGCTCTGGAAGCATACGGTGCAGCCTACACGCTGCAGGAAATGCTGACGGTGAAGTCGGACGACGTCGCCGGCCGTACCAAGGTCTACGAAGCCATCGTCCGTGGCGACGATACGTTCGAAGCCGGTATTCCGGAAAGCTTCAACGTTCTCGTCAAGGAAATGCGCTCGCTCGGTCTCTCTGTCGAACTCGAGAATTCGAAGGTCGACGAGCAGCAGGCCGGCCAGTTGCCGGACGCCGCCGAGTAA